From a region of the Nocardia sp. XZ_19_385 genome:
- a CDS encoding glycosyltransferase family 39 protein — protein MRAAEDIQTTAPTALPTFAWRELSILSGLLAVLLSARVGRYPLWGDELYLVPVGRRPSWGFADQGPLVPLQAYLSDLIAPGSAVLLRLPVVVLTVATVGLAALIARELGGGRAAQLVAALSYICTPFAVQQSAALSTFAYDAALISLVCWLLIRWVRTRQDLLLIAAGVVAAVDFQVKWMVLGIWGVLGISVLLCGPREVFRRPALWAGTAILALSTIPALLWQARHEWPQIAMGAVIRSEQTAMSDGQLASAIRELILTTGPSGILLLLGIWAVARAPRLRPYRFLLPLGVIPLLAVFLAGLRPYYLGDGFAVFYATAAVYLVGDELRDRTKKLLTAYFVIGVTTVVAAVCLLPLPHSWLHTPAIRNGDMAIRAQFFGLHGWPQLVDTVERAVAALPDTERSDTIIMTQNYWQASALDVLSTKDLPPIYSPSRGYGYFGPPPDTATRVLYLGGDSLAPTLTTQFTSVTPLARLDNPTGYQGVNHGIRLWHCTTPVRPWSQTWPELMTLRLEHGD, from the coding sequence ATGCGCGCCGCCGAGGACATCCAGACCACAGCGCCGACGGCGTTGCCGACCTTCGCGTGGCGCGAATTGTCGATCCTGAGCGGACTTCTCGCTGTTCTGCTGAGCGCGCGGGTGGGGCGATATCCGCTGTGGGGCGACGAGCTGTATCTCGTCCCGGTCGGGCGGCGACCGTCCTGGGGCTTCGCCGACCAGGGGCCGCTGGTTCCGTTGCAGGCCTATCTCTCGGACTTGATCGCACCGGGTTCCGCTGTGCTGCTTCGGCTTCCGGTCGTCGTCCTGACGGTGGCGACTGTCGGCCTGGCCGCGCTGATCGCCCGCGAGCTCGGTGGCGGGCGGGCCGCTCAGCTGGTCGCCGCGTTGAGCTACATTTGCACGCCGTTCGCCGTGCAGCAGTCCGCGGCACTCAGCACCTTCGCCTACGACGCGGCACTGATCTCGCTGGTGTGCTGGCTGCTGATCCGCTGGGTTCGCACCCGCCAGGACCTACTGCTGATCGCGGCGGGTGTGGTTGCGGCGGTGGACTTTCAAGTGAAATGGATGGTGCTGGGTATCTGGGGCGTGCTCGGGATCAGCGTGCTGCTGTGCGGGCCACGGGAGGTGTTCCGCCGCCCGGCGTTGTGGGCCGGTACCGCGATCCTGGCGCTGTCGACGATTCCGGCGCTGCTGTGGCAGGCCCGCCACGAATGGCCGCAGATCGCGATGGGCGCGGTGATCCGTTCGGAGCAGACCGCCATGTCCGACGGACAACTCGCCTCGGCGATCCGGGAACTGATCCTGACCACCGGCCCGAGCGGAATTCTGCTGCTGCTCGGGATCTGGGCGGTCGCCCGAGCACCGCGACTGCGCCCCTACCGTTTCCTGCTTCCGCTGGGTGTCATACCGCTGCTCGCGGTGTTTCTCGCCGGCCTACGCCCCTACTACCTGGGCGACGGGTTCGCGGTCTTCTACGCGACAGCCGCGGTCTACCTCGTCGGCGACGAGCTGCGCGACCGCACCAAGAAGCTGCTGACCGCCTATTTCGTCATCGGGGTGACGACCGTCGTGGCCGCAGTCTGCCTACTCCCCCTGCCACACTCCTGGCTGCACACACCCGCGATCCGCAACGGCGACATGGCAATCCGCGCCCAATTCTTCGGCCTGCACGGCTGGCCGCAACTCGTCGACACCGTCGAACGCGCCGTCGCGGCCCTGCCGGACACCGAACGATCCGACACCATCATCATGACCCAGAACTACTGGCAGGCCAGCGCACTCGACGTCCTGTCCACCAAGGACCTCCCCCCGATCTACAGCCCGAGCCGCGGCTACGGCTACTTCGGCCCACCACCCGACACCGCGACCCGCGTCCTCTACCTCGGCGGCGACAGCCTCGCCCCCACCCTCACCACCCAATTCACCTCCGTGACTCCACTAGCCCGCCTCGACAACCCCACCGGCTACCAAGGCGTGAACCACGGGATCCGCCTCTGGCACTGCACCACCCCGGTGCGCCCCTGGTCCCAAACCTGGCCCGAACTGATGACACTGCGCCTCGAACACGGAGACTGA
- a CDS encoding response regulator transcription factor: MIRVVLADDQALVRGAFAMLVASAPDMEVVGEAGTGREAVELARSERADVVVMDIRMPDLDGIAATTLIAADENLAGVRVLVLTTYDTDDNVLAALRAGASGFLIKDTKPAALLDAIRTVAAGEALLSPSATATVIARVRSVPDPAPRPSLGALTERELDVLVLIAKGMTNAEIAETLVVSPLTVKTHVSRILAKALARDRVQLVIAAYEAGLVTPTT; encoded by the coding sequence ATGATTCGGGTGGTGTTGGCGGACGACCAGGCGCTGGTTCGTGGCGCGTTCGCCATGTTGGTCGCCTCCGCGCCGGATATGGAGGTGGTGGGTGAGGCCGGGACTGGGCGTGAGGCAGTGGAATTGGCGCGCAGCGAGCGGGCTGATGTGGTGGTGATGGATATTCGGATGCCGGATCTCGACGGGATTGCCGCGACCACGCTCATCGCCGCCGATGAGAACCTGGCGGGCGTCAGGGTATTGGTGCTCACCACCTACGACACCGATGACAACGTGCTTGCCGCGTTGCGTGCCGGGGCCAGTGGTTTTCTCATCAAGGACACCAAGCCCGCGGCGCTGCTGGACGCCATTCGCACCGTTGCCGCCGGTGAGGCGCTGCTCTCCCCCAGCGCGACCGCCACGGTGATCGCCCGGGTTCGCTCGGTCCCCGATCCGGCTCCGCGCCCAAGCCTCGGTGCGCTCACCGAGCGCGAACTCGACGTGCTCGTGCTCATCGCCAAGGGGATGACGAACGCCGAGATCGCGGAAACCCTTGTCGTGAGCCCGCTTACCGTGAAGACGCACGTCAGTCGAATCCTCGCGAAGGCGCTTGCCCGCGACCGCGTCCAACTAGTAATCGCCGCCTATGAAGCAGGCCTGGTCACTCCGACGACCTGA
- the rarD gene encoding EamA family transporter RarD encodes MRRIGSAPGVVFGTGAYLIWGLFPAFFGLLAFADSVEVVAQRIVWTLVMVLIVLAFSGRLRELIGIDAKTWRLAAVASFALSLNWGVYVYGVLSGHVVECALGYFINPLVTVAFGVVIFREKLAKAQWVALGLGALAVAVLTVDYGRPPYIALVLACSFATYGLVKKVIRLDALRGIAAEGIVAAPFALAFIAYLVFSGRTEFASSPAHTGLLLATGPVTLVPLLLFAVAAQRVPLSTMGLLQYLTPALQMAWGVAVMHEPMPASRWAGFALIWAALAIFTTDALRRARARRNSQPVVAEPT; translated from the coding sequence GTGCGGCGAATCGGATCGGCTCCCGGTGTGGTGTTCGGGACAGGCGCGTACCTGATCTGGGGCCTGTTCCCGGCCTTCTTCGGTCTGCTCGCCTTCGCCGACTCGGTCGAGGTGGTGGCGCAACGCATCGTCTGGACGCTGGTGATGGTCCTGATCGTGCTGGCGTTCAGCGGGCGGCTACGTGAGCTGATCGGCATCGATGCCAAGACCTGGCGGCTGGCGGCGGTGGCGTCGTTCGCGCTGTCGCTGAACTGGGGTGTGTACGTCTATGGCGTGCTCAGCGGGCACGTGGTCGAGTGCGCGCTGGGGTACTTCATCAACCCGCTGGTCACCGTCGCGTTCGGTGTGGTGATCTTCCGGGAGAAGCTGGCCAAGGCGCAGTGGGTGGCGCTGGGGCTCGGCGCGCTCGCCGTGGCGGTGCTCACCGTCGACTACGGCAGACCGCCCTACATCGCGCTGGTCCTCGCCTGCTCGTTCGCCACCTATGGGCTCGTCAAGAAGGTCATCCGCCTGGACGCGTTGCGTGGAATCGCCGCCGAAGGCATCGTCGCCGCCCCTTTCGCCCTGGCCTTCATCGCCTACCTGGTGTTCTCCGGACGCACCGAGTTCGCCTCCAGCCCGGCCCATACCGGCCTGCTGCTCGCCACCGGCCCCGTCACCCTGGTCCCCCTGCTGCTGTTCGCTGTCGCCGCCCAGCGTGTCCCCCTCTCCACCATGGGACTGCTCCAATACCTCACCCCCGCACTGCAAATGGCGTGGGGCGTCGCCGTCATGCACGAACCCATGCCGGCCTCCCGCTGGGCCGGATTCGCCCTGATCTGGGCCGCCCTGGCGATCTTCACGACCGATGCCCTGCGCCGCGCCCGCGCCCGGCGCAACAGTCAGCCGGTCGTCGCGGAACCCACCTAG
- a CDS encoding HEAT repeat domain-containing protein produces the protein MSDRAGSDLAGVGSAELLERALVVGDPEDDRWWRTVTELQHRTDRGTFDAVAALVDSADATTRLLAVDVLSQYGYAHEKPFLEEALPLFAAACGDSDPRVVASAIGGFGHHYDPRGLPFVLPHAGSEDRGIRFSAAVALATIAGEPPAGEAVDALVRLSTDPEDMVRDWAVFGLGTQLDIDTPAVRDALSARLDDHDPETAAEAAMGLARRGDVRAVAALHTMLADDPSTLAIEAATVLGSPEFLPALRALRDDAGAAESWYIATLDDAISACTPATS, from the coding sequence ATGAGTGATAGGGCCGGTAGCGACCTCGCGGGGGTGGGTTCTGCGGAGTTGCTGGAGCGGGCGTTGGTGGTGGGGGATCCGGAGGACGATCGGTGGTGGCGGACGGTGACGGAGTTACAGCACCGGACCGATCGGGGGACCTTCGATGCTGTTGCGGCACTGGTGGATTCGGCGGATGCGACGACCCGGTTGCTGGCCGTCGATGTGCTGAGTCAGTACGGGTACGCGCACGAGAAGCCATTCTTGGAGGAGGCGTTGCCGTTGTTCGCGGCGGCGTGCGGGGATTCGGATCCGCGGGTGGTCGCGTCGGCGATCGGCGGGTTCGGGCATCACTACGATCCGCGGGGGCTGCCGTTCGTGCTGCCGCACGCCGGCTCCGAAGACCGGGGTATCCGGTTCTCGGCCGCGGTCGCGCTGGCCACGATCGCCGGGGAGCCGCCCGCGGGCGAGGCGGTGGACGCGCTGGTCCGGTTGAGTACCGATCCTGAAGACATGGTGCGGGATTGGGCGGTGTTCGGGCTGGGCACCCAGCTCGACATCGATACGCCCGCGGTGCGGGACGCGCTCTCCGCCCGCCTGGACGACCACGATCCGGAAACCGCCGCCGAGGCCGCCATGGGCCTCGCGCGACGCGGTGACGTGCGCGCGGTGGCCGCGCTGCACACCATGCTCGCCGACGACCCGAGCACGCTGGCCATCGAGGCCGCGACCGTGCTCGGCTCGCCGGAATTCCTTCCGGCGCTGCGGGCGCTGCGCGACGACGCCGGCGCGGCCGAGTCGTGGTACATCGCCACGCTCGACGACGCCATCAGCGCCTGCACCCCCGCTACCAGCTGA
- a CDS encoding cation-translocating P-type ATPase produces MSITVQADAATGLTAAEVEERRRDGRTNDVPDRASRSVREIVRANVFTRINAILGVLFLLVLATGSLIDGMFGLLIVANSAVGIIQEVRAKRTLDQLAIVSQAKPTVRRDGKATEIPPREVVLDDLIELGPGDQIVVDGEVEESAALEVDESLLTGEADPVDKPLGTSVMSGSYVVSGSGAYRATKVGKDAYAAKLAEEASKFTLVHSELRSGIDKILKFITYLLIPAGVLIIYNQLFSSGESWRPAVTGMVAALVPMVPEGLVLMTSIAFAVGVVRLGRRQCLVQELPAIEGLARVDVVCADKTGTLTENGMRLSDIKVLDADGDGKIDEAEVRNALAAMAAGDPRPNASVQAIAEALPEGPGWTQTAVAPFSSAKKWSGQSYGEHGDWLLGAPDVLLDSGSEDARLAEQLGSSGLRILLLGRSDRPVDAPDAPGTVQPAALVVLEQKVRPDARETLEYFASQNVTVKVISGDNAVSVGAVAASLDLPGGDNAVDARKLPDEQEPLADALEEHTTFGRVRPDQKRAMVGALQSRGHTVAMTGDGVNDVLALKDADIGVAMGAGSPATRAVAQIVLLDNKFATLPYVVGEGRRVIGNIERVSNLFLTKTVYSVLLAFLVGVAGVGSQIFGYEPLGYPFLPRHVTIAAWFTIGIPAFILSLAPNNERARTGFVSRVMRLAIPSGAVIGVSTFIAYLIAYEGPDASETERVQASTTALITLIMIAVWVLALVARPYVWWKIVLIGASVAAYIFLFSMPFTREFFKLDPSNVRLTTAALVLGAVGIVLVEAAWWITAKLRGGQTHPIPSTA; encoded by the coding sequence ATGTCGATCACCGTGCAGGCCGATGCCGCCACCGGACTCACCGCGGCGGAGGTGGAGGAACGTCGCCGCGACGGGCGCACCAACGACGTGCCCGACCGGGCCAGTCGCTCGGTGCGCGAGATCGTGCGCGCGAATGTCTTCACCCGCATCAACGCGATTCTCGGTGTGCTGTTCCTGCTGGTGCTGGCCACCGGTTCGCTGATCGACGGCATGTTCGGCCTGCTCATCGTCGCCAACAGCGCGGTCGGCATCATTCAGGAGGTGCGGGCCAAGCGCACCCTGGACCAGCTGGCGATCGTCAGCCAGGCCAAGCCGACGGTGCGCCGCGACGGGAAGGCCACCGAGATCCCGCCGCGTGAGGTCGTGCTGGACGACCTGATCGAGCTCGGCCCCGGCGATCAGATCGTGGTCGACGGCGAGGTCGAGGAGTCAGCGGCGCTGGAGGTCGACGAGTCGCTGCTCACCGGTGAGGCGGACCCGGTGGACAAGCCGCTGGGCACCTCGGTCATGTCGGGCAGCTACGTCGTCTCCGGCAGCGGCGCCTACCGCGCCACCAAGGTCGGCAAGGACGCCTACGCGGCCAAACTCGCCGAGGAGGCCAGCAAGTTCACCCTCGTGCACTCCGAACTGCGCAGCGGTATCGACAAGATCCTGAAGTTCATCACCTACCTGCTGATCCCGGCCGGTGTGCTGATCATCTACAACCAGCTGTTCTCGAGTGGCGAGTCCTGGCGGCCCGCGGTCACCGGCATGGTCGCGGCGCTGGTGCCGATGGTGCCCGAGGGCTTGGTGCTGATGACCTCCATCGCCTTCGCCGTCGGCGTGGTGCGGCTGGGCCGGCGGCAGTGCCTGGTGCAGGAATTGCCCGCGATCGAGGGCCTGGCCCGCGTCGACGTGGTGTGCGCGGACAAGACCGGCACGCTCACCGAGAACGGCATGCGCCTGTCCGACATCAAGGTGCTCGACGCCGACGGTGACGGCAAGATCGACGAGGCCGAGGTGCGAAACGCGTTGGCCGCCATGGCCGCCGGTGATCCGCGCCCGAATGCCAGCGTGCAGGCGATCGCCGAAGCGCTGCCCGAGGGTCCGGGCTGGACCCAGACCGCCGTCGCCCCGTTCTCCTCGGCGAAGAAGTGGAGCGGCCAGTCCTACGGCGAGCACGGTGACTGGCTGCTCGGCGCGCCCGACGTGCTGCTCGACTCGGGCTCCGAAGATGCCCGTCTCGCAGAGCAACTCGGCTCCTCCGGCTTGCGCATCCTGCTGCTCGGCCGCAGCGACCGTCCGGTCGACGCCCCGGACGCGCCGGGCACCGTGCAGCCCGCCGCGCTGGTGGTGCTGGAGCAGAAGGTCCGCCCCGACGCCCGCGAAACCCTCGAATACTTTGCCTCCCAGAACGTTACGGTGAAGGTGATCTCCGGCGACAACGCCGTCTCGGTGGGCGCGGTCGCGGCCTCACTGGATCTGCCCGGCGGCGACAACGCCGTCGACGCCCGCAAATTGCCGGACGAGCAGGAGCCCTTGGCCGACGCGCTGGAGGAGCACACCACCTTCGGCCGGGTCCGTCCGGACCAGAAGCGAGCCATGGTGGGCGCCTTGCAGTCTCGCGGCCACACCGTCGCGATGACCGGCGACGGCGTGAACGACGTACTGGCGCTCAAGGACGCCGACATCGGCGTGGCGATGGGCGCGGGCAGCCCGGCGACCCGCGCGGTGGCGCAGATCGTGTTGCTGGACAACAAGTTCGCCACCCTGCCCTACGTGGTCGGCGAGGGCCGGCGCGTGATCGGCAATATCGAGCGCGTCTCGAACCTGTTCCTCACCAAGACCGTTTACTCGGTGCTGCTGGCGTTCCTGGTCGGCGTGGCCGGTGTCGGTTCGCAGATCTTCGGGTACGAACCGCTCGGATATCCGTTCCTGCCACGGCATGTCACGATCGCCGCCTGGTTCACCATCGGTATCCCCGCGTTCATCCTGTCGCTGGCGCCGAACAACGAACGCGCCCGCACCGGGTTCGTTTCGCGGGTGATGCGGCTGGCGATCCCGTCCGGTGCGGTGATCGGCGTGTCGACATTCATCGCCTACCTGATCGCCTATGAAGGCCCCGATGCGTCCGAAACCGAACGCGTGCAGGCGAGTACGACGGCGCTCATCACCCTGATCATGATCGCGGTGTGGGTGCTGGCCCTGGTGGCGCGGCCCTACGTGTGGTGGAAGATCGTGTTGATCGGCGCGTCGGTGGCGGCCTACATCTTCCTGTTCTCGATGCCGTTCACCCGCGAGTTCTTCAAACTCGACCCGTCGAACGTGCGGCTCACCACGGCCGCGCTGGTGCTCGGTGCGGTCGGCATCGTGCTGGTGGAGGCGGCCTGGTGGATCACCGCGAAACTGCGCGGCGGGCAAACACATCCGATCCCGTCGACCGCCTGA
- a CDS encoding PhzF family phenazine biosynthesis protein — MEVLLHQIDAFTDAPFSGNPAAVMPLPGWLPDQLLLDLAQENNLAETAFYTSQLPPDAGPPPGAGPAFHLRWFTPTVEVELCGHATLASAAQILEDVYPGVDQVNFYTRSGWLRVDRTDDDEYVLDLPALASTETEPDPALVAALGVRPVRAYTGFDEILVLGSEQEVRDATPDFAAFPPLRFDAVITALGDTSDIVSRVFGPALGVAEDPVTGSAHAQLIPLWCRELGRSRITARQLSRRGGSLRGELDGDRVFLYGRCRRYLDGVVTLPD, encoded by the coding sequence ATGGAGGTATTGCTGCACCAGATCGACGCGTTCACGGACGCACCGTTCTCGGGCAACCCGGCCGCGGTCATGCCGCTGCCGGGTTGGTTGCCCGATCAGTTGCTGCTGGACTTGGCGCAGGAGAACAACCTGGCCGAAACCGCCTTCTACACGTCGCAATTACCCCCGGACGCGGGCCCGCCGCCGGGCGCCGGACCGGCTTTCCACCTGCGCTGGTTCACCCCCACCGTGGAGGTCGAACTGTGTGGGCACGCGACCCTGGCCAGCGCCGCCCAGATCCTGGAAGACGTCTACCCCGGTGTCGACCAGGTGAACTTTTACACCCGTAGCGGCTGGCTGCGCGTGGACCGCACCGACGACGACGAATACGTTCTCGACCTCCCCGCCCTGGCGTCCACCGAAACCGAACCGGACCCGGCCCTGGTCGCCGCCCTCGGTGTGCGCCCGGTGCGCGCCTACACCGGCTTCGACGAAATCCTCGTCCTCGGCTCCGAACAGGAAGTCCGCGACGCCACGCCGGATTTCGCCGCTTTCCCGCCCTTGCGTTTCGACGCGGTCATCACCGCACTCGGCGACACTTCCGACATCGTCTCCCGCGTCTTCGGTCCCGCGCTGGGAGTCGCCGAGGATCCGGTCACCGGATCCGCTCACGCCCAACTGATCCCGCTGTGGTGCCGGGAACTCGGCCGCAGCCGCATCACCGCCCGCCAGCTCTCCCGTCGCGGCGGTAGCTTGCGCGGCGAACTCGACGGCGACCGCGTCTTCTTGTACGGCCGCTGCCGCCGCTACCTCGACGGCGTCGTCACCTTGCCCGACTGA
- a CDS encoding arabinosyltransferase domain-containing protein gives MVWAGQSVDESGTETARSEKYRGWARPVALIAALIGALCAVAIPFLPVRMDVATISWPQAGSVTSVQAPLTAYAPIGLSAQVPCTAMTALAETGGVVMSTIPRQSADMERYGFVVKVVADAADRPGRVDVVSRNTLLWSAPLEAVRGQNCSVAVELAAGKNSVAVSGAGPISSGDLAAKDLRPQVVGVFSEVKGAPPAGLGVDIAVDSRFSTSPTALKLAAIILCVLATLVALVALHRLDCLDGRATRRFLPTRWWRLRPVDGVVFATLGVWHFIGANTSDDGYILGMARGAQSSGYMSNYYRWFSVDEGPFYTPYTDVIGWLAQISTVSPWVRLPTLASAVICWWVISREVLPRLGAALRGGVAVWTSALMFLAFWLPYNNGLRAEFVVATGVLLTWVSVERALATRRLLPYACAIIIAAFTLTAAPSGLICIGALAAGARGMTEVVVRRAKTAGYLSLLTPLFAAGVLVLTVVFADRTLAAVLEMLRVHDLIKPGESWFFEYLRYQYLITPSGDGWLTRRFGMFMLLLGLIVCVVSMLRRGGQLPGTAVGPTRRLVGITFAAMVLMMFSPTKWNHQFGVFAGLAGCVAALTAVAVGHGVLRSVRNRALFAAAVFFTLAMTFVAANGYWYVSSWGIPWWDKAPEIAGKGLSSVAAGLSVLALVVAGWWHIRPDTRLRPWAEKVTRVPVLALVAAFMVLFLVGSFAKATVSQYPAYSLGKSNVSAAFAGGCGLADDVLVETNPNASMLAPLTGDTATTLAGTESGGFGPNGVAPVLVSDEVESETGRANTVSSDPEELQDAAESADSESDTTSGSTVALPFGLDPATTPVLGSYREGAQTPAALNTGWFRLPSAVDGSRGDIIAIAVAGRIRSIDSDGVVHPGQHLELEYGTTGSDGNVAAGGRILPIDIGPAPLWRNVRVPLDQLPGDADVVRLVAEDKDLGKDQWLAVTPPRVPQTKTLNALLGSRTPVLMDWAVGLNFPCQNHLPTRVGVSALPEYRILPDRTGASITNMWQDHVGGGPLGWTQLLYTTRTVPAYLNHDWDRPGDWGSLEQYIPLDPNAVRAQVQVEPVHRWGTWTPGPINVSW, from the coding sequence ATGGTGTGGGCGGGGCAGTCCGTCGACGAATCCGGGACTGAGACCGCGCGTTCGGAGAAGTATCGCGGGTGGGCTCGTCCCGTCGCGTTGATCGCGGCGTTGATCGGTGCGCTGTGTGCGGTCGCGATTCCCTTTCTGCCGGTGCGGATGGATGTCGCCACTATCTCGTGGCCGCAAGCCGGGTCGGTTACCAGTGTTCAAGCGCCGTTGACCGCATATGCGCCGATCGGGTTGTCGGCGCAGGTGCCGTGTACCGCGATGACGGCGCTCGCGGAGACCGGTGGGGTGGTCATGTCGACCATCCCGCGGCAGTCGGCGGATATGGAGCGGTACGGGTTCGTTGTCAAGGTGGTGGCTGATGCCGCTGACAGACCCGGGCGGGTGGATGTTGTCTCGCGGAATACGCTGCTGTGGTCGGCGCCGTTGGAGGCGGTGCGGGGGCAGAACTGTTCGGTGGCAGTTGAATTGGCTGCTGGGAAGAACTCGGTGGCTGTCAGTGGTGCTGGGCCGATCAGTTCTGGTGACCTCGCTGCCAAAGATCTACGGCCGCAAGTGGTTGGGGTTTTCAGTGAGGTAAAGGGCGCTCCGCCAGCGGGTTTGGGTGTGGATATCGCGGTCGATTCGCGGTTCTCCACCTCGCCGACGGCGTTGAAGCTCGCGGCGATCATCTTGTGTGTGCTCGCGACGTTGGTCGCGCTGGTGGCTCTGCATCGACTCGACTGTCTGGACGGCCGGGCGACGCGGCGGTTCCTGCCGACGCGATGGTGGCGGTTGCGGCCGGTCGACGGGGTGGTGTTCGCGACGCTCGGTGTCTGGCATTTCATAGGTGCCAACACTTCTGATGACGGTTACATCCTCGGTATGGCGCGGGGTGCGCAGAGCTCCGGGTACATGTCGAACTACTACCGGTGGTTCAGCGTCGATGAGGGGCCCTTCTACACGCCCTACACCGATGTGATCGGCTGGCTGGCGCAGATTTCCACGGTCAGTCCGTGGGTTCGGTTGCCTACCTTGGCTTCCGCGGTGATCTGCTGGTGGGTGATCAGTCGTGAGGTGTTGCCGCGGCTGGGGGCCGCGTTGCGGGGTGGGGTCGCGGTGTGGACCTCGGCGTTGATGTTCCTGGCGTTCTGGCTGCCCTACAACAACGGGCTGCGGGCCGAATTCGTGGTGGCGACGGGAGTGCTGCTCACCTGGGTGTCGGTGGAGCGGGCGCTGGCCACTCGGCGGCTGCTGCCGTATGCGTGCGCGATCATCATTGCGGCGTTCACCCTGACCGCTGCTCCGTCGGGGTTGATCTGTATCGGGGCGCTGGCCGCCGGTGCGCGGGGGATGACGGAAGTCGTTGTGCGGCGGGCGAAGACGGCTGGGTATCTGTCGTTGCTCACTCCGCTGTTCGCGGCCGGTGTGCTGGTGCTGACCGTGGTCTTCGCCGACCGGACGCTGGCCGCGGTGCTCGAGATGCTGCGGGTGCATGACCTGATCAAGCCGGGGGAGTCGTGGTTCTTCGAGTATCTGCGCTACCAGTATCTGATCACCCCGAGTGGTGACGGCTGGCTGACCCGGCGGTTCGGCATGTTCATGCTGCTGCTCGGACTGATCGTGTGCGTGGTGAGCATGCTGCGCCGCGGTGGGCAGCTGCCCGGGACGGCTGTCGGGCCGACGCGGCGGCTGGTGGGCATCACGTTCGCCGCGATGGTGCTGATGATGTTCTCGCCCACCAAGTGGAATCACCAGTTCGGTGTGTTCGCGGGGCTGGCGGGGTGCGTCGCGGCGCTCACCGCGGTGGCGGTCGGGCACGGGGTGCTGCGCTCGGTGCGTAACCGTGCGTTGTTCGCGGCGGCGGTGTTCTTCACCCTCGCAATGACTTTCGTGGCGGCCAACGGGTACTGGTATGTGTCGTCGTGGGGTATCCCGTGGTGGGACAAGGCGCCCGAGATCGCGGGCAAGGGGCTCTCGTCCGTCGCGGCCGGTCTGTCGGTGCTGGCGCTGGTGGTGGCGGGGTGGTGGCATATCCGCCCGGATACTCGCCTGAGACCGTGGGCGGAGAAGGTCACCCGGGTGCCGGTGCTGGCGCTGGTCGCCGCGTTCATGGTGCTGTTCCTGGTGGGCTCGTTCGCCAAAGCCACTGTGTCGCAATACCCCGCGTATTCGCTCGGGAAATCCAATGTCTCCGCCGCGTTCGCCGGTGGTTGTGGTCTCGCCGATGACGTTCTGGTGGAAACGAATCCGAACGCGTCCATGCTCGCGCCGCTGACCGGGGACACGGCTACCACACTTGCGGGGACCGAATCCGGCGGCTTCGGCCCGAACGGCGTTGCCCCCGTGCTGGTCTCGGACGAGGTGGAATCCGAAACCGGTCGAGCGAACACGGTCTCCAGCGACCCGGAGGAACTCCAGGACGCCGCGGAATCGGCGGACTCGGAATCGGATACGACGAGCGGCAGCACCGTCGCGCTGCCCTTCGGGCTGGATCCAGCCACCACCCCGGTGCTCGGCAGCTACCGCGAGGGCGCGCAGACTCCGGCCGCGCTGAACACCGGCTGGTTCCGACTACCCAGTGCGGTCGACGGAAGTCGCGGTGACATCATCGCCATCGCGGTGGCGGGCCGGATCCGCTCTATCGACTCCGATGGTGTCGTGCATCCCGGGCAGCATCTCGAACTCGAATACGGCACAACGGGTTCCGACGGCAATGTCGCCGCGGGTGGGCGGATCCTGCCGATCGACATCGGCCCCGCGCCGCTGTGGCGCAACGTGCGCGTCCCGCTCGATCAGCTGCCCGGCGACGCCGACGTGGTCCGCCTGGTCGCCGAGGACAAGGATCTCGGCAAGGACCAGTGGCTGGCGGTCACCCCGCCGCGGGTCCCGCAGACGAAAACCTTGAACGCCCTGCTCGGTTCGCGGACGCCGGTGCTGATGGACTGGGCTGTCGGCCTGAACTTTCCCTGCCAGAACCACCTGCCCACCCGGGTCGGCGTCTCCGCGCTGCCCGAATACCGGATCCTGCCGGACCGCACCGGCGCCTCCATCACCAACATGTGGCAGGACCACGTCGGCGGCGGACCGCTCGGCTGGACCCAGCTGCTGTACACCACCCGCACCGTCCCGGCCTATCTGAACCACGATTGGGATCGGCCCGGTGACTGGGGTTCGCTCGAGCAGTACATCCCGTTGGACCCCAACGCCGTTCGCGCTCAGGTTCAGGTCGAACCGGTGCACCGCTGGGGCACCTGGACGCCGGGCCCGATCAACGTCAGCTGGTAG